A region of Cataglyphis hispanica isolate Lineage 1 chromosome 8, ULB_Chis1_1.0, whole genome shotgun sequence DNA encodes the following proteins:
- the LOC126851539 gene encoding uncharacterized protein LOC126851539 isoform X1 translates to MAKFRINVTLIFVLALINANYGLDVSLNDALDLLRLGRETIIEILESWEMIRPHGESLTQGTESEFLFVKRMEKELRQRIDRVSKKIDDYQERMETKTDTILTKLLQRLPMQMRLDDSLRDLDHYVGQVHGLYKRFEVYADNTQNFERYTIVDFAKTCVSPRLGDLPDVLESIHRLMVPSEQQVYNRSILVLLANEMQEATQQMCNGMQSPQQLLYNLYNTVALTEIKGYTMIQFSYMLLGLYNEGNNFNEEIQALKHQYAIRTFETLRAVKTAMAFAPRDLWRCDPSVHKLDETYTELKQLFQGYIVNEVDLNSDNTCKENCIYYTYTKVYGCYKDQFCAQQRRCNGKILHCEYIDSDMWVCPSDKNSNRRYEYIEYENGLVYGNKNTCSRGTTKVDSWWRWLFWHCSYCFCYCDDHNASSDRYFSLRSVMSDISNNRVITGIRLKKINQIIHMQIQEGELLPRGAINTSTTEWQPVDAFSIMDANVRSGIDYHKLVWEKRALDLDDLQSSQDHLLTGVRFRMVGSRLNLEIMVTPFNFTSGLLIQPEEKTFWHSNDITDRTELKLIEPDIPIRTPTQNIPDSAINQYLNFAPSDRRKDAAQSTIPFLDVQPIIPNPPVPIAGAGIFHKGRRGSGGFAALKLITYNFAPHLQVDLPPTPPVLETPNEITVT, encoded by the exons ATGGCCAAGTTCCGAATAAACGTGACGCTGATTTTCGTACTGGCATTGATAAACGCCAACTATGGCTTAGATGTCAGTCTGAACGACGCCTTGGATCTGCTTAGGCTGGGTCGCGAGACAATAATCGAGATATTGGAGTCCTGGGAGATGATCCGTCCACATGGCGAATCCCTAACTCAAGGAACAGAGAGCGAGTTTCTGTTCGTGAAGAGAATGGAGAAGGAGCTGCGCCAGCGTATCGATCGGGTGTCCAAAAAGATCGACGACTATCAAGAACGGATGGAGACCAAGACCGACACAATCTTGACGAAGCTGCTGCAGCGATTGCCGATGCAAATGAGGCTGGACGATAGTCTGAGAGACCTGGATCACTACGTCGGTCAAGTGCACGGATTGTATAAAAGATTCGAGGTGTACGCGGACAATACGCAGAACTTTGAGAGATACACGATAGTGGACTTCGCGAAGACCTGTGTGTCACCGAGATTGGGGGACCTTCCGGACGTTCTCGAATCGATACATAGGCTGATGGTGCCGTCCGAACAGCAAGTGTACAACAGAAGCATTCTCGTGCTCTTGGCCAATGAGATGCAG GAAGCGACGCAGCAAATGTGCAATGGGATGCAATCGCCGCAGCAACTACTGtacaatttatacaatacCGTGGCGCTGACGGAGATCAAGGGTTACACTATGATTCAATTCTCCTATATGTTACTTGGTCTGTACAACGAAG GTAATAACTTTAACGAGGAGATTCAGGCGCTGAAACATCAATATGCGATCAGGACATTCGAGACGTTAAGAGCCGTGAAAACCGCAATGGCTTTTGCTCCGAGAGATCTTTGGAGATGTGATCCGAGTGTACATAAGTTAG ATGAAACTTATACCGAATTGAAGCAGCTGTTTCAAGGATACATCGTAAACGAGGTAGATCTGAACAGCGATAATACGTGCAAGGAAAActgcatttattatacatatactaagGTGTATGGTTGCTATAAGGATCAATTTTGTGCGCAACAACGCCGGTGCAATGGAAAGATATTGCATTGCGAGTACATCGATTCCGATATGTGGGTCTGTCCGTCA GATAAAAACAGCAATAGACGTTACGAGTATATTGAGTATGAAAATGGTCTCGTTTACGGAAACAAAAATACATGCAGTAGAGGGACGACCAAGGTCGACAGTTGGTGGAGGTGGCTTTTCTGGCATTGTAGTTATTGCTTTTGCTATTGCGATGATCACAATGCGAGCTCCGATCGGTATTTTAGTCTCCGATCCGTGATGTccgatatttcaaataatag AGTTATAACAGggataagattaaaaaagataaaccaGATTATTCATATGCAAATCCAAGAGGGTGAGTTGCTCCCACGTGGAGCGATTAATACATCCACGACTGAATGGCAACCGGTCGATGCCTTTTCGATCATGGACGCTAACGTTAGAAGCGGCATTGATTATCATAAACTCGTGTGGGAAAAACGCGCTTTGGACCTCGACGATTTACAGTCGTCGCAGGATCATCTCTTGACag GCGTTCGATTCCGAATGGTTGGTAGCCGTCTAAACTTGGAAATAATGGTGACTCCGTTCAATTTCACGTCCGGATTATTAATCCAACCCGAGGAAAAGACCTTCTGGCATAGCAATGACATTACTGATAG AACGGAGCTGAAGTTGATCGAACCCGATATACCAATTCGCACTCCCACGCAGAACATACCAGATTCCgcgataaatcaatatttgaatttcgCACCGAGCGATCGGCGAAAGGACGCGGCGCAAAGCACAATTCCCTTCCTCGATGTTCAACCAATTATACCGAACCCGCCGGTACCGATCGCGGGCGCTGGTATCTTTCACAAGGGTCGAAGAGGTTCAGGCGGGTTCGCCGCCTTAAAATTGATCACCTATAACTTCGCGCCGCATCTGCAAGTCGATCTACCACCAACACCGCCGGTTCTCGAGACCCCAAACGAGATAACAGTCACGTAA
- the LOC126851539 gene encoding uncharacterized protein LOC126851539 isoform X2 — translation MRYLTCLLTLGVLAAAAFATIKNDASTIDVLRQSLLYLEKELRKDLADERKWINVEERHKYLHLIEVYKRFGNLVDKQFPLDRQDHLNSLDSVWLWARAQSEANGINGLYGVFRQMQREIVELNAPININQLANFAETILQDPNAAIPRALDRIANLIVNEKLFIVAIQEATQQMCNGMQSPQQLLYNLYNTVALTEIKGYTMIQFSYMLLGLYNEGNNFNEEIQALKHQYAIRTFETLRAVKTAMAFAPRDLWRCDPSVHKLDETYTELKQLFQGYIVNEVDLNSDNTCKENCIYYTYTKVYGCYKDQFCAQQRRCNGKILHCEYIDSDMWVCPSDKNSNRRYEYIEYENGLVYGNKNTCSRGTTKVDSWWRWLFWHCSYCFCYCDDHNASSDRYFSLRSVMSDISNNRVITGIRLKKINQIIHMQIQEGELLPRGAINTSTTEWQPVDAFSIMDANVRSGIDYHKLVWEKRALDLDDLQSSQDHLLTGVRFRMVGSRLNLEIMVTPFNFTSGLLIQPEEKTFWHSNDITDRTELKLIEPDIPIRTPTQNIPDSAINQYLNFAPSDRRKDAAQSTIPFLDVQPIIPNPPVPIAGAGIFHKGRRGSGGFAALKLITYNFAPHLQVDLPPTPPVLETPNEITVT, via the exons atgaGATATCTCACGTGTCTGTTAACACTGGGAGTATTGGCTGCGGCAGCCTTCGCCACGATCAAGAATGACGCGTCGACGATTGATGTGCTTAGACAGTCCCTATTATATCTAGAGAAAGAGCTGAGGAAAGATCTAGCCGACGAACGTAAATGGATCAACGTCGAAGAGCGACATAAGTATTTGCATCTGATCGAGGTATACAAGAGATTCGGCAATCTGGTAGACAAGCAATTTCCCTTGGACCGACAGGATCACCTGAACTCTCTGGACTCCGTGTGGCTCTGGGCCCGGGCCCAGTCCGAGGCCAATGGTATCAACGGCCTATACGGGGTGTTCAGGCAGATGCAGCGCGAGATTGTCGAGCTGAATGCGCCGATCAACATTAATCAGCTGGCGAATTTCGCCGAGACAATCCTGCAGGATCCAAACGCCGCGATCCCGAGGGCTCTTGATCGCATCGCGAATCTGATCgttaacgaaaaattattcatcgtGGCTATTCAG GAAGCGACGCAGCAAATGTGCAATGGGATGCAATCGCCGCAGCAACTACTGtacaatttatacaatacCGTGGCGCTGACGGAGATCAAGGGTTACACTATGATTCAATTCTCCTATATGTTACTTGGTCTGTACAACGAAG GTAATAACTTTAACGAGGAGATTCAGGCGCTGAAACATCAATATGCGATCAGGACATTCGAGACGTTAAGAGCCGTGAAAACCGCAATGGCTTTTGCTCCGAGAGATCTTTGGAGATGTGATCCGAGTGTACATAAGTTAG ATGAAACTTATACCGAATTGAAGCAGCTGTTTCAAGGATACATCGTAAACGAGGTAGATCTGAACAGCGATAATACGTGCAAGGAAAActgcatttattatacatatactaagGTGTATGGTTGCTATAAGGATCAATTTTGTGCGCAACAACGCCGGTGCAATGGAAAGATATTGCATTGCGAGTACATCGATTCCGATATGTGGGTCTGTCCGTCA GATAAAAACAGCAATAGACGTTACGAGTATATTGAGTATGAAAATGGTCTCGTTTACGGAAACAAAAATACATGCAGTAGAGGGACGACCAAGGTCGACAGTTGGTGGAGGTGGCTTTTCTGGCATTGTAGTTATTGCTTTTGCTATTGCGATGATCACAATGCGAGCTCCGATCGGTATTTTAGTCTCCGATCCGTGATGTccgatatttcaaataatag AGTTATAACAGggataagattaaaaaagataaaccaGATTATTCATATGCAAATCCAAGAGGGTGAGTTGCTCCCACGTGGAGCGATTAATACATCCACGACTGAATGGCAACCGGTCGATGCCTTTTCGATCATGGACGCTAACGTTAGAAGCGGCATTGATTATCATAAACTCGTGTGGGAAAAACGCGCTTTGGACCTCGACGATTTACAGTCGTCGCAGGATCATCTCTTGACag GCGTTCGATTCCGAATGGTTGGTAGCCGTCTAAACTTGGAAATAATGGTGACTCCGTTCAATTTCACGTCCGGATTATTAATCCAACCCGAGGAAAAGACCTTCTGGCATAGCAATGACATTACTGATAG AACGGAGCTGAAGTTGATCGAACCCGATATACCAATTCGCACTCCCACGCAGAACATACCAGATTCCgcgataaatcaatatttgaatttcgCACCGAGCGATCGGCGAAAGGACGCGGCGCAAAGCACAATTCCCTTCCTCGATGTTCAACCAATTATACCGAACCCGCCGGTACCGATCGCGGGCGCTGGTATCTTTCACAAGGGTCGAAGAGGTTCAGGCGGGTTCGCCGCCTTAAAATTGATCACCTATAACTTCGCGCCGCATCTGCAAGTCGATCTACCACCAACACCGCCGGTTCTCGAGACCCCAAACGAGATAACAGTCACGTAA
- the LOC126851589 gene encoding 40S ribosomal protein S15Aa yields MVRMNVLSDALKSINNAEKRGKRQVLLRPCSKVIVKFLTVMMKHGYIGEFEIVDDHRSGKVVVNLTGRLNKCGVISPRFDVPINDIEKWTNNLLPSRQFGYVVLTTSGGIMDHEEARRKHLGGKILGFFF; encoded by the exons ATGGTACGTATGAACGTTCTCAGTGATGCTCTCAAGTCCATCAACAATGCCGAGAAGCGAGGAAAGCGGCAAGTATTGTTGAGGCCCTGCTCCAAAGTGATCGTCAAATTTTTGACTGTCATGATGAAGCACG GATATATAGGAGAATTTGAGATTGTCGATGATCATCGCAGTGGAAAAGTTGTAGTGAATCTTACCGGAAGATTAAACAAATGTGGAGTTATCTCCCCAAGATTTGATGTACCAATCAATGACATCGAGAAATGGACCAACAATCTTTTGCCTTCTCGACAGTTTGG aTATGTTGTATTAACTACTAGTGGAGGAATCATGGATCATGAGGAAGCCAGGAGAAAACATCTTGGAGGGAAAATATtgggatttttcttttaa